The genome window CTCGGCGTTGAGCGGCTCGGACAAACTCGACCGCTTCACCGAGACGGGCGCGAACATGGGTTCGCTTGGCAAATTCGAGGCGAAGTACTTGATGCGTCTCATGCAGGCGAACGCGAAGATGTTTGATAAGTTCGGAGCCTGACGCCATTTTCTGCATCGTGAGCGATCCGGCATCGAGCCAATCAAAGCTGACTCGCGGGCAAATCCACGCGGCGTTGGAAGCGTTGAACCGTGCGCTGGCGGAACGCGAAGTGATCGGCGAGATCTGCCTGTTCGGCGGGGCCGTCATGGTGCTGGCGTTCAACGCGCGGCTGGCAACGAAGGATGTTGATGCAATCTTCCAGCCGGCGGACGTCGTTCGCGAACTGGCCTTGCAGATTGGAAAGTCGGTCGGATTGGCGGAAAACTGGCTGAACGACGGGGTGAAAGGATATTTATCCGCCCGGCACGAAACAACCCGGGGCTCATTGCCTCAATTCGATCACCTGCGCCTCACCATGCCCACGCCGGAGTATCTGCTGGCAATGAAGTGTCTTGCGTCACGGATTGGAGCGGGTGCGGGTGAAGCCGACGACACCGCCGACATCGCGTTTCTGATCCGGCATCTCGGATTGAAAACTCCCGAGGGGGTGATGGACGTTGGCGCGGCGTATTACCGTCCGCACCGGATTCCGGAGAAAGCGCAGTGTCTGGTGGAAACACTGTTTGAAGAAGGGCATGTATGAGACCGAAGACACTGGCCGAAGTCGCCGTGTTGATGCGTTCAGGAGAGTCCTTCGACTTCGCCCTCCGCAATTTTCTGGACGAATTCCAGATGCATCCAGACGCGTCACGTCTGCGCGAAGAACCGGCGCTTCTGATTGGCGCTGTCATCGAGGGTGAACGGTGGGATGCTTTCCTGGCCGCCACGGCCGAGTTGCTGGCTGCGTCCCATGGTTTTGAACCGCCGAACTGGAGCTGGCAGGAACGTCGCAAGTTGCGGCGGCCATGGTTCGCGATTCCCTGGGCCGGGTTGAGGGCCGTTCTATTGGTGGAAGCCCTGCCGCGTTCCGGTCGCGAAACCTGTTCGTCAGCGCCAACGCCCTCGCCCGGGCCTAGGTGCGTTTCCATGAAGGCCGTCATACTCGCCGCCGGCAAAGGCACCCGAATGAAGGAACTCACCAACGAAGTTCCCAAGCCGATGCTCAATGTTAAGGGCAGACCGATCCTCCAGCATATCATTGAGGGTTTGCGCGATGCCGCGGGCATCCGCGAATTCTGCGTGGTCACGGGATGGCGTGCCGGGGTCATTGAAAACCATTTCGGCGATGGCGCGAAATGGAATGCGCGAATTAGTTACTCGCGCCAGGTCGTGCAGGACGGAACCGGCAAGGCGCCCGAACTGGCAAAGGATTTCGTTGGCAGCGACAACTTTCTGCTGACCTACGGCGACATCCTGGTACCGCCGGAGGCTTATCAGCGAATGATCGCGCGGTTTGGCGAGGCAGCTTTCTCCGGCCTGCTCACCGTGACTCACGGCGAGGATGTGACAAAAGGCGGCCTGAACTTTTTCGACGAGCAGTTCTGCCTGAAGCGCCTTATCGAAAAGCCGGGCGCAGCGCAGCTCGAACAACTTCGCGCCGAAGGCTGGCTTAAATCCGGCCAGCCGGTCTGGTATAACGCGGGCATTTATGTTTTCCGCCCCTTGCTGTTCGACTTCACTGCGCGACTCCAAAAGTCTCCGCGCGGTGAATACGAACTGACCGATGCCATCAGCGCCATGGTCGCGGCGGGCCATCGCATCGCCGGTCTCGAAATAAGAGGCCGGTGGGTGGACGTGCGCGATCCGGCGGTGCTCGCGGCACTCGAGAAAAACGAGCTTTGACCGCCAGCCGGAGGTTGACTTCACGCCTTCGGTTCGTTATTAGGAACCGAAACTGTCAGGAGAATTCTTATGCCCCCGAAGACCACTGAAAAAACCGCCGTCGAGTCGAAAACCACCGAAGCGACCAGGGCTTCCGCCGCCCGACAACGCGATCTCGACGCCGCCATCTCGACCATCACCAAAACCTACGGGGATGGCAGCATCATGCGGCTCGGCGACGCGCGGGCGCAGACGAAGATCGACGTGATTCCCACCGGCGCGCTCGCAATTGACCTGGCCCTCGGCGTCGGCGGCATTCCGCGCGGCCGCGTGGTCGAGATATTCGGCCCGGAATCGTCAGGCAAGACGACTTTGATGCTGCACGTCATCGCCAACGCGCAAAAGGGCGGCGGCCTCGCGGCCTTCATTGACGCCGAGCACGCCCTCGATCCGGGCTACGCCAAGAAGCTCGGCGTGAATCTCGACGATCTGCTTGTCTCGCAGCCGGACAGCGGCGAAGAGGCGCTGACGATCTGTGAAACCCTCGCGCGGTCGAATGCGCTCGACGTAATCGTGATAGATTCGGTTGCCGCGCTCGTGCCCAAGGCCGAACTTGAAGGCGAGATGGGGATGGCGACGATGGGAATGCAGGCGCGGCTGATGAGCCAGGCACTGCGCAAACTGACCGCGATCCTCGCCAAGTCCAAGACGACCTGCATTTTCACCAATCAACTGCGCGAAAAAGTTGGCGTCATGTTCGGCAACCCCGAAACCACGCCCGGCGGCAAGGCGTTGAAATTCTACGCGAGCGTGCGCATCGACATCCGCCGCAAAGACACCATCAAGGACGCCACGGGCGGCGCGGTCGGTAATCACGTGAAGGTGAAGATTGTGAAGAACAAGGTCGCGCCGCCGTTTGCCGAGGCCGAGTTCGACATCATCTACAACCACGGCATCAACAAGGAAGGCAGCATCCTGGATGTCGGCATCGGATGCGGCGCCCTGGAAAAGAAAGGCGCCTGGTTGCAGTTCAACGGCGAGTTGATCGGTCAGGGCAAGGATGCGGCGCAGAAGACACTCGCGGAGAAGCCGGACCTTGCAAAAAAAATTGTCGAGGCGATTCTGGCGAAGCGGAACGCCCCGGTCGAAGCCTGACCGGATCCGACGCGCGCGCTTGCGAAAGAAGCGGAGCCGGGGGACACTGGCTCACGGCAGCCCTTGGATTCTGGTCCGAATTCAGGACTGAACGACGAGCAAATGAAATCAATTCGATTGACACCGCGTCTGGTCGCATCAGTGGTGTGTTTTCTGGCGCCGGTCTTCCTCGCGACCGGTTTCGGCGCACAATCTCTTGGAGAAAGCCCGGTGGCGGAACACAAAAGCGGTTCCCTGACCCACGCGGTGGCGCTGGATTTGTCGGGGCAATCCGTCGCGCCGTTCGCCAGGGCGGACGCCAAGGCGGTCGTTTTTGTTTTCATCAGTGTCGAATGCCCGATCTCCAACCGGTACGCGCCCGAAATAAAACGGTTGGACGATGAGTTTGCAAAATCGGGGGTCAGACTCTGGCTGGTTTACCCGGATCCGGACACGACAGTGGATGCGATCAAACAGCATCAAAAAGACTATCAGCTGCCGGACAGGGTCCTGCGCGATCCTCATCACGCGCTGGTCCGCTTTGCCCGCGTGCGGGTCACCCCGGAAACGGCGGTGTTTCTGCCGGACGGAAGGCTTGTTTACCGCGGACGCATTGACAATCGCTACCTCGCGCTGGGAAGTGAGCGTCCGGAAGCCACGCAACACGAACTTCGCGAAGTGCTCGAGGCTGTCATTCAGGGAAAGTCGTCGCCTTACACGTCCGCCCCCGCCGTTGGCTGCTACATCGCGGACGCGAAATGAAGAAACGCCGGCGCAAACAGGCGGACCGGCAGGGCAGCGCCACCTCCAGACCCGAGGCACCCCGCAAACCGCGCCCCCTCAGGCTGGCTGTGATTGTGCTTGGTGCGATCGCTGTCGCGGCGGTGGCGAAGTTTGCGTGGCGACCGCATGAGAAGGCGCCTGCGCCACCGGACGTTTTTGTTCCGAGGCCGCAGGGAACGCTGACGTTCAACAAGAATATTGCGCCCATCATTTTCCATCAGTGCTCGCCCTGTCATCGGCCCGGCCAGGCGGCGCCATTTTCGCTCCTGAGCCATGCGGATGTGAAAAAAAAGGCCCGGGAAATCGCGGACGTGATTGAGAGCCGCTACATGCCGCCGTGGTTGCCCGAACCGGGCTATGGCCATTTTGACGGCGAGCGACGGCTGAGCCGCGACGAAATCGGCCTGATCAAGCAGTGGATTGCGGAAGGGATGGTCGAGGGCGATCCGGCCGATCTGCCATCGCCGCCCCAGTGGCCGGCGGGCTGGGCGGTGGGCAAACCGGATTTGATTCTTACCCTCCCTTCGCCCTATTCACTGGCCGCGGAGGGCAAGGACGTTTATCGCAACTTCGTAGTGCCGATTCCCACCGACCAGCGGCGGTATGTCCGGGCGGTTGAATTTCATCCCGGCAATCATAAGGTGGTGCATCACGCCTTTATCGAAGTTGACGAAACCCGCCAGTCAAGACACCTGACGGACAGCGTCGAGCCGCCGGGGTTCGACGGGATGCAGCTTCCGGAAAGCGTCCAGATGCCCGGTGGACAAATGCTCGGCTGGCAACCGGGCAAACGGCCCTACGTGTCGCCGAACGGATTGTCGTGGGTGCTGGAGCCGAACTCCGATCTGGTGTTGCAACTGCACCTGCATCCCTCCGGGACGATCGAGACCGTCGCGCCGTCCGTGGGTTTTTTCTTCACTGACACGGCGCCGACAAACACAGCATTCCGCATCAACCTCTGCCGTTACACCATCGATATTCCGGCCGGCTCGAAGGATTACTGGATCGAGAATCGTTACGAACTGCCCATTGACGTTGACCTGCTTGCCATCACCCCTCACACCCATTATCTCGGAAAGGAGTTGCAGGGTTACGCGCTCCTGCCGGACGGCTCGAAAAAATGGCTCATTCTCATCAAAAACTGGGACTTCAACTGGCAGGGCGACTATCGGTACGCCGAGCCGGTCTTTCTGCCCAAAGGCACAACCCTCGTCATGCACTTCAGCTATGACAACTCGGCGGAGAACATCCACAACCCCGGTCATCCGCCCAAACGCGTCAAATACGGCCTGCAGACGACCGACGAAATGGGCGAACTATGGTTTCAAGTCCTGCCGCGCAACGTGGCGGAGCGGGAAAAACTGGCAAACGATTTTTTCATCAAGCTCACGCGCGACGCCGTGGAGGAAAACGAGTCGTTGCTCCGCGCGGACCCGCAGGATGCCGAGGCCCATTTGCGGCTCGGTAACGCGCTGTTCTTCTTGCGGCGGATTGACGAAGCGGTGACGCATTTGCGCGCCGCTGTGCGGCTTCATCCCGACAATGACCAGGCCCACAGCTGTCTGGGAGGCATTTATCTCGGGCAGGGCCGCCTCGCCGACGCGAAAGCCGAGTACGAAGCCGTCCTGCGGCTGCGTCCCAACGATTACCAGGCGTGCGGGAGCCTTGGATTTATTTTCTTGCGCGAAGGCGACCCGCGCCGGGCGGAGTCCTATCTGGAAAGCGCTCTCAGCATCAATCCCGGCGATCCGATTTCCCGCGCGCTCCTGGGACAATTGAGGAACGCGAAGGGCGGCCCGCCAAACCGAAACTGATCCACTCCAGTCCCGCTCCGTCTTTGAATCGCCCCGCCGCGCGATAAG of Candidatus Angelobacter sp. contains these proteins:
- a CDS encoding nucleotidyltransferase family protein encodes the protein MRPKTLAEVAVLMRSGESFDFALRNFLDEFQMHPDASRLREEPALLIGAVIEGERWDAFLAATAELLAASHGFEPPNWSWQERRKLRRPWFAIPWAGLRAVLLVEALPRSGRETCSSAPTPSPGPRCVSMKAVILAAGKGTRMKELTNEVPKPMLNVKGRPILQHIIEGLRDAAGIREFCVVTGWRAGVIENHFGDGAKWNARISYSRQVVQDGTGKAPELAKDFVGSDNFLLTYGDILVPPEAYQRMIARFGEAAFSGLLTVTHGEDVTKGGLNFFDEQFCLKRLIEKPGAAQLEQLRAEGWLKSGQPVWYNAGIYVFRPLLFDFTARLQKSPRGEYELTDAISAMVAAGHRIAGLEIRGRWVDVRDPAVLAALEKNEL
- a CDS encoding redoxin family protein — its product is MKSIRLTPRLVASVVCFLAPVFLATGFGAQSLGESPVAEHKSGSLTHAVALDLSGQSVAPFARADAKAVVFVFISVECPISNRYAPEIKRLDDEFAKSGVRLWLVYPDPDTTVDAIKQHQKDYQLPDRVLRDPHHALVRFARVRVTPETAVFLPDGRLVYRGRIDNRYLALGSERPEATQHELREVLEAVIQGKSSPYTSAPAVGCYIADAK
- a CDS encoding tetratricopeptide repeat protein, with product MKKRRRKQADRQGSATSRPEAPRKPRPLRLAVIVLGAIAVAAVAKFAWRPHEKAPAPPDVFVPRPQGTLTFNKNIAPIIFHQCSPCHRPGQAAPFSLLSHADVKKKAREIADVIESRYMPPWLPEPGYGHFDGERRLSRDEIGLIKQWIAEGMVEGDPADLPSPPQWPAGWAVGKPDLILTLPSPYSLAAEGKDVYRNFVVPIPTDQRRYVRAVEFHPGNHKVVHHAFIEVDETRQSRHLTDSVEPPGFDGMQLPESVQMPGGQMLGWQPGKRPYVSPNGLSWVLEPNSDLVLQLHLHPSGTIETVAPSVGFFFTDTAPTNTAFRINLCRYTIDIPAGSKDYWIENRYELPIDVDLLAITPHTHYLGKELQGYALLPDGSKKWLILIKNWDFNWQGDYRYAEPVFLPKGTTLVMHFSYDNSAENIHNPGHPPKRVKYGLQTTDEMGELWFQVLPRNVAEREKLANDFFIKLTRDAVEENESLLRADPQDAEAHLRLGNALFFLRRIDEAVTHLRAAVRLHPDNDQAHSCLGGIYLGQGRLADAKAEYEAVLRLRPNDYQACGSLGFIFLREGDPRRAESYLESALSINPGDPISRALLGQLRNAKGGPPNRN
- the recA gene encoding recombinase RecA yields the protein MPPKTTEKTAVESKTTEATRASAARQRDLDAAISTITKTYGDGSIMRLGDARAQTKIDVIPTGALAIDLALGVGGIPRGRVVEIFGPESSGKTTLMLHVIANAQKGGGLAAFIDAEHALDPGYAKKLGVNLDDLLVSQPDSGEEALTICETLARSNALDVIVIDSVAALVPKAELEGEMGMATMGMQARLMSQALRKLTAILAKSKTTCIFTNQLREKVGVMFGNPETTPGGKALKFYASVRIDIRRKDTIKDATGGAVGNHVKVKIVKNKVAPPFAEAEFDIIYNHGINKEGSILDVGIGCGALEKKGAWLQFNGELIGQGKDAAQKTLAEKPDLAKKIVEAILAKRNAPVEA